A genome region from Fodinibius salicampi includes the following:
- a CDS encoding Tex family protein, producing MTEAQIYQSIANELNLKSKQISTVADFLDDGATVPFLARYRQEATGGLDEEDIRSVRDKLDFHRTLEDRKKTILKTIEEQDELTDELEEKIKNCEDLNTLEDLYLPYKPKRRTKGDMAKEKGLEPLAELIWVQETEQGNPRDHAAKFVDEEQEVPTAEDAMEGALDIVAEWINESAEVREKLRSIFQEHAVIKTEKNPAVEKRTNFEDYYEFSLKAKYLKPYQILAINRGERENILFVDVELWEERTLENIDDIVITNDRSIFTPHLQDAVEDAYKRLLFPSLERELRNDLTERADQHAIETFATNLSNLLMQPPLDHKVVMGIDPAYRSGCKVAVVDETGKYLEGTTTYPTPPQNKVAEAEKVFDKLIDKYNVNLIAIGNGTASRETEQIVAEFIQKRKERHPDEELNYLIVNEAGASVYSASKTAAEEFPDLEAAQRGNISIARRVQDPLAELVKIDPKSIGVGLYQHDVNQNQLAQSLDDVVESCVNKVGVNLNTASAPLLTHISGLSRRVAKNIVKRREDEGIFSSRDEIKDIRGVGEFRFQQAAGFMRIPESKNPLDNTAIHPESYEATEKLCNLFKIDLDSLNSQENIVAEKLKNINKKEVAEQIDVGVPTLELIIENLQKPGRDPRASLPKPVLRNDIMKMEDLSEGQVVEGTVRNVVDFGAFVDIGVKQDGLLHISNMADRKVEDPHEIVSVGDILKLKIVSLDLERGRIGLALKQ from the coding sequence ATGACCGAAGCCCAGATATACCAAAGTATTGCCAATGAACTAAACCTTAAATCCAAACAGATTAGCACGGTTGCCGACTTTCTGGATGACGGGGCTACCGTACCTTTCCTAGCCCGCTATCGACAGGAAGCCACCGGCGGCCTCGATGAAGAGGATATCCGCAGCGTGAGAGATAAGCTGGATTTCCATCGCACGCTTGAAGACCGGAAGAAAACCATCCTGAAAACTATTGAAGAGCAGGACGAGCTCACTGATGAGCTCGAAGAAAAAATAAAAAACTGTGAAGACCTAAATACCCTTGAAGACCTGTACCTGCCCTACAAGCCCAAGCGGCGTACTAAAGGCGATATGGCCAAAGAAAAAGGTCTTGAGCCGCTGGCAGAACTTATCTGGGTCCAGGAAACCGAGCAGGGTAATCCCAGGGATCACGCCGCCAAATTTGTGGATGAAGAGCAGGAGGTGCCAACTGCCGAAGACGCTATGGAGGGCGCGTTGGATATCGTAGCGGAATGGATCAATGAATCGGCCGAAGTACGTGAGAAGCTGCGAAGTATTTTCCAGGAACACGCAGTGATCAAAACAGAGAAAAACCCTGCCGTGGAAAAACGTACGAACTTCGAAGATTACTACGAATTCTCTCTCAAAGCGAAATATCTGAAACCCTATCAGATTCTGGCGATCAACCGGGGTGAACGCGAAAACATCCTTTTTGTAGATGTAGAACTGTGGGAAGAGAGAACACTCGAAAATATCGACGATATTGTCATTACGAACGACAGAAGTATCTTTACCCCGCACCTACAGGATGCCGTAGAAGATGCCTATAAGCGGTTGCTGTTTCCTTCTCTCGAACGAGAGCTGCGCAATGACCTTACCGAACGAGCAGACCAGCATGCCATCGAAACCTTTGCTACCAATCTTTCCAATTTGCTCATGCAGCCGCCGCTCGATCACAAAGTGGTCATGGGCATCGACCCTGCCTATCGATCGGGCTGTAAGGTAGCTGTAGTGGACGAGACCGGTAAATATCTGGAGGGAACCACGACCTATCCGACCCCTCCACAAAATAAAGTAGCCGAAGCCGAAAAGGTCTTTGACAAACTAATCGACAAATATAATGTCAACCTGATTGCTATTGGCAACGGTACGGCCAGCCGGGAAACCGAACAGATTGTGGCGGAGTTTATACAAAAACGAAAAGAACGGCATCCCGACGAGGAACTCAATTATCTGATTGTCAATGAAGCAGGAGCCTCGGTCTATTCAGCCTCCAAAACAGCAGCCGAGGAGTTTCCCGACCTCGAAGCAGCACAACGAGGCAATATCTCTATCGCACGACGCGTACAGGATCCGCTGGCCGAACTGGTTAAGATCGATCCCAAATCAATCGGAGTGGGTCTTTATCAACATGATGTAAATCAAAATCAACTGGCCCAGTCGCTGGACGATGTCGTTGAAAGCTGTGTCAATAAAGTAGGGGTAAATTTAAATACAGCCAGTGCTCCTTTGCTTACTCATATATCGGGACTCAGTCGTCGGGTTGCCAAAAACATTGTGAAGCGTCGAGAGGACGAAGGAATTTTTTCCAGCCGGGATGAAATAAAAGATATACGGGGCGTGGGTGAATTTCGTTTCCAGCAGGCCGCCGGATTTATGCGTATACCGGAATCTAAAAACCCGTTGGATAATACGGCCATTCACCCGGAAAGTTATGAGGCAACTGAAAAACTCTGCAACCTTTTCAAGATAGATTTGGACTCCCTGAATAGTCAGGAAAATATTGTTGCTGAAAAACTCAAAAATATTAATAAAAAAGAGGTTGCTGAACAAATTGATGTGGGCGTTCCCACCCTCGAATTGATCATCGAAAATCTGCAAAAACCCGGTCGGGATCCGAGGGCTTCCCTACCCAAACCGGTGCTCCGAAATGACATCATGAAGATGGAAGATCTGAGTGAAGGTCAGGTGGTCGAAGGGACGGTACGCAACGTTGTAGATTTCGGCGCTTTTGTTGATATCGGCGTGAAGCAAGACGGACTTTTACACATCTCAAATATGGCTGACCGCAAGGTAGAAGATCCGCACGAAATTGTATCGGTAGGTGATATTCTAAAACTCAAAATTGTTTCCCTCGATCTGGAAAGGGGACGCATAGGGCTTGCCCTGAAGCAGTAA
- the hisN gene encoding histidinol-phosphatase → MNFDLDTIHKLAIKIAKKGGDHTLNYFNKSFEVERKSDDSPVTIADREAESIMRKAIAERFPDHGIIGEEHGKSNEGSSVQWILDPIDGTKSFIHGVPLYTTLIGVVVDDEPVVGVIYAPALDELCEAAKGKGARLNGEKCKVRSCDSLGEASFMSTDVYTAEEFDYGDAFDMLIEETQIHRTWGDAYGHMLVATGRADLMFDPVLSIWDAAPLLTVLQEAGGVFCDTDGNETIQSGNGFSTSRPLIPEVLEVFKKS, encoded by the coding sequence ATGAATTTTGATCTCGATACCATCCATAAGTTAGCGATTAAAATTGCCAAAAAGGGCGGTGACCATACGCTTAATTATTTCAACAAATCTTTTGAGGTGGAGCGGAAGTCGGATGATTCGCCCGTTACTATTGCGGACCGGGAGGCGGAGTCAATTATGCGCAAGGCCATTGCAGAGCGGTTTCCAGATCATGGCATTATCGGTGAAGAGCATGGTAAGTCCAATGAGGGGAGTTCCGTACAGTGGATTTTGGATCCCATCGACGGTACGAAATCGTTTATTCATGGCGTTCCGCTCTATACGACACTTATTGGAGTGGTAGTGGATGATGAACCGGTAGTGGGCGTAATTTATGCGCCGGCTCTGGATGAATTGTGCGAGGCAGCAAAAGGAAAAGGGGCCCGATTGAATGGTGAAAAATGCAAAGTTCGAAGCTGTGATAGTTTAGGTGAGGCCAGTTTTATGAGTACGGATGTCTATACGGCAGAGGAGTTTGATTATGGTGATGCCTTTGATATGCTGATTGAAGAAACACAGATACACCGGACATGGGGCGATGCCTATGGGCATATGCTGGTGGCTACCGGCCGCGCAGACCTGATGTTTGATCCTGTGTTAAGTATCTGGGATGCGGCACCGCTGCTAACTGTTTTGCAGGAGGCGGGTGGTGTTTTTTGCGATACGGATGGGAATGAAACCATTCAGTCGGGCAACGGGTTTTCCACCAGTCGCCCATTGATACCGGAGGTACTAGAGGTCTTTAAGAAAAGTTAG
- a CDS encoding alcohol dehydrogenase → MKAMQITEAGSDFELVEKDIPTPSENEVLIKVQACGICHSDAFVKDGLMPGIEYPRVPGHEVIGTIEQQGDNVSNWKEGQRVGVGWHGGHCYQCEACRNGDFINCENGQVTGIHFDGGYAEYLTAPESALADIPDSLNSAEAAPLLCAGITTFNALRNSNIEPGDIVAVQGIGGLGHLGLQYANKFGCKVVALSRGPEKKELALKLGAHKYIDTEATDPAEELQKLGGADVLLATAPNSKAISSVINGLGRNGQLMVVAATNDPIEVSPFQLIMGRKSISGWPSGDAKDSEETLSFSALTDVTPEIETFPLEKANEAYDRMINNEARFRVVLEM, encoded by the coding sequence ATGAAAGCAATGCAAATAACGGAAGCGGGTTCTGATTTTGAACTCGTTGAAAAAGATATTCCAACTCCCTCCGAGAATGAAGTTTTAATTAAAGTACAGGCCTGCGGTATTTGTCACAGTGATGCCTTCGTAAAAGACGGTTTAATGCCAGGTATTGAATATCCCCGCGTACCCGGACATGAAGTCATCGGTACCATTGAACAGCAGGGTGATAATGTTTCGAACTGGAAAGAGGGACAGCGCGTGGGCGTGGGCTGGCACGGCGGACATTGCTACCAGTGCGAGGCGTGCCGAAACGGAGATTTTATTAATTGTGAAAACGGACAGGTAACCGGTATCCACTTCGATGGTGGCTATGCCGAATATCTCACCGCACCAGAAAGCGCCCTGGCAGACATACCCGACTCACTGAATTCTGCCGAAGCAGCTCCACTCCTCTGTGCGGGAATCACCACCTTTAACGCACTGCGGAACAGCAATATTGAACCCGGTGATATCGTAGCCGTTCAGGGAATCGGGGGACTTGGTCACTTGGGTCTACAATATGCGAATAAATTCGGGTGCAAAGTTGTAGCGCTGTCGCGCGGACCTGAAAAGAAAGAACTGGCACTTAAACTCGGTGCTCATAAATATATCGACACCGAAGCCACCGATCCTGCAGAAGAACTGCAAAAGCTTGGCGGTGCGGATGTGCTGCTTGCTACCGCTCCGAACAGTAAAGCCATTTCCTCTGTTATTAACGGATTGGGACGCAATGGTCAGCTAATGGTTGTAGCTGCCACTAACGATCCCATTGAAGTATCTCCTTTTCAGCTTATTATGGGACGAAAATCCATTTCTGGCTGGCCCAGTGGCGATGCCAAAGACTCGGAAGAGACCCTCAGTTTTAGCGCTCTAACCGATGTCACTCCTGAAATTGAGACTTTCCCTCTTGAAAAAGCTAATGAAGCCTACGATAGAATGATTAATAATGAAGCACGTTTCCGAGTCGTGCTGGAAATGTAA
- a CDS encoding ABC transporter permease, which translates to MNIHQILLVLKREYLTRLRSKGFIVATILIPLGMIAFIGFVVGMAVWESEAEHTIGIVDQTEVIYPRLEKLNKARYQDFSSLSEDSLQSLTLNEAIDGYIILQEEHINLEESPEYVSSGAGGMSLQSSIRADLRQVIRDERISRANVSKDVQQVFQTEITLTTSKLTEEGEAKDDNTGFLTIVGVAMGFIIFGSVLGYGGMLTRSVIEEKTNRIIEVITSSVKPIELLLGKMGGVGALALTQLSIWIAALFGIGAMAGPAAGMLMGSDIMASASTAEAAPIDPSVFAIPEIEASLIIYFVLFFVLGYLLYSSLFAAVGSAVDSETDTQQFMFPIMIPVMIAYFIMFQAMENPDGTLSIVGSLIPFCTPIVMITRIAITDVPFWQISLSILLMVVTFAGTMWISAKIYSVGILSYGQSASFKELMKWIKQ; encoded by the coding sequence ATGAATATTCATCAGATTTTATTAGTTCTAAAACGCGAATATCTAACCAGACTTCGATCTAAAGGTTTTATTGTTGCAACTATTCTCATTCCACTCGGTATGATAGCCTTTATCGGATTTGTAGTAGGAATGGCTGTATGGGAGTCTGAAGCAGAGCATACCATCGGTATTGTTGATCAGACAGAAGTTATTTACCCACGTCTTGAGAAGTTAAATAAGGCGCGATATCAGGATTTTTCGTCCCTCTCCGAGGACTCCCTCCAATCACTGACTCTAAATGAAGCAATAGACGGATATATTATTCTTCAGGAAGAGCATATTAATCTCGAGGAAAGTCCTGAATATGTTTCTAGTGGAGCTGGTGGAATGAGCCTGCAATCCAGTATTCGCGCCGATCTGCGGCAGGTAATCCGAGATGAACGTATTAGCAGGGCTAATGTATCAAAAGACGTGCAACAGGTTTTCCAAACTGAAATTACCCTGACCACCAGCAAGCTAACCGAAGAAGGAGAAGCAAAAGATGATAATACCGGCTTTTTAACGATTGTAGGTGTAGCTATGGGATTTATCATCTTTGGTTCGGTTCTGGGATACGGCGGAATGCTCACCCGAAGCGTCATTGAAGAAAAAACCAATCGCATTATTGAAGTCATTACTTCCTCCGTTAAACCGATAGAATTACTCTTGGGCAAAATGGGTGGCGTTGGTGCCCTGGCCCTTACTCAATTGAGTATCTGGATTGCAGCCCTCTTCGGTATTGGGGCAATGGCCGGGCCGGCAGCCGGCATGCTAATGGGTTCTGATATCATGGCGTCAGCATCTACAGCCGAGGCCGCTCCCATTGATCCCTCTGTGTTTGCTATCCCTGAAATTGAAGCATCCCTTATCATCTATTTTGTCCTCTTCTTTGTACTGGGCTACCTGCTATACAGCTCCCTCTTTGCAGCTGTTGGTTCCGCAGTAGACTCAGAGACCGATACCCAGCAGTTTATGTTTCCGATCATGATTCCCGTGATGATTGCCTATTTTATTATGTTCCAAGCGATGGAAAACCCCGATGGAACTCTTTCCATTGTAGGATCACTGATTCCTTTCTGCACACCCATTGTAATGATCACCCGCATTGCCATCACGGACGTCCCTTTTTGGCAAATTTCCCTATCCATTCTGTTAATGGTTGTGACTTTCGCCGGAACAATGTGGATAAGCGCCAAAATATATAGTGTGGGCATCCTCAGCTATGGGCAAAGCGCCAGTTTTAAAGAGTTAATGAAGTGGATAAAACAATAG
- a CDS encoding ABC transporter ATP-binding protein — translation MPVIEVNNISKSFGETQAVQKVDFEVRKGRIFGLLGPNGAGKTTAIRMINHIIIPDSGSITINGVDVSPQTQKMIGYMPEERGLYKKMKVGEQLIYLARLKGLTLAEAKKVTQHWLDRFDASDWYDRKVGELSKGMSQKVQFIATIAHDPDIYIFDEPFSGLDPINSEMLKEIVIELRERGKTVLFSTHRMEQVEQMCDDICLFNKGKAVLKGNLREIKQSFGKNTINIEFEGDHNFLDKLQNVRINNRSTNFAEIRVLDGQNMQHILQKAMEHAEIYKFERMEPSLTEIFISTVGEDNINPNELA, via the coding sequence ATGCCAGTTATAGAGGTTAACAATATCTCCAAATCATTTGGGGAAACACAGGCAGTACAAAAAGTAGACTTTGAAGTCAGGAAGGGACGTATATTCGGCTTATTAGGACCAAACGGCGCCGGCAAAACAACCGCCATTCGTATGATCAACCATATTATCATTCCGGATAGTGGGAGCATTACTATTAATGGTGTAGATGTGAGCCCCCAAACCCAAAAAATGATCGGCTACATGCCTGAAGAACGAGGATTATATAAGAAGATGAAGGTGGGTGAGCAGCTCATTTATCTGGCTCGCTTAAAAGGATTAACGCTGGCAGAGGCAAAGAAAGTAACCCAACACTGGCTGGATCGTTTTGATGCATCGGACTGGTATGACAGGAAGGTTGGAGAGCTTTCAAAAGGTATGTCCCAGAAAGTACAGTTTATTGCTACCATTGCTCACGACCCCGATATCTATATTTTTGATGAACCGTTCAGCGGACTGGATCCCATTAACAGCGAAATGCTTAAAGAGATTGTAATAGAGCTTCGGGAGCGTGGAAAGACGGTGCTTTTTTCGACACATCGTATGGAACAGGTCGAACAGATGTGCGACGATATCTGTCTGTTCAACAAAGGAAAAGCGGTACTTAAAGGAAATCTGCGAGAAATCAAACAGTCCTTCGGCAAAAATACGATCAATATCGAATTTGAGGGAGATCATAATTTTTTAGATAAACTTCAAAATGTCCGCATCAATAATCGTTCTACTAATTTTGCTGAAATTCGGGTGCTTGACGGGCAGAATATGCAGCACATATTACAAAAGGCTATGGAGCACGCCGAAATTTATAAGTTTGAGCGTATGGAACCCTCTCTTACCGAAATATTTATCTCTACCGTAGGAGAAGATAACATCAATCCCAATGAATTAGCCTAA
- a CDS encoding glycogen synthase — MKIIHVSAECYPVAKVGGLADVVGSLPKYLRADEVDASVIMPKYGNEWMANHNFKNELKAQAPFGDLPFDFSIQREKKDTLGFPLYVTDIPHRFDRAGIYVDQESGVPYSDEFERFLSFQVGVLDWINQMDKKPDVIHCHDHHSALIPFMVSQCYRYGDLKHIPTVLTVHNGEYQGVFSHEKQHLIPDFDPKNGGLLDWDGKLNCLAAGLKTCWRITTVSPSYMKELSYNSHGLEELFRSEQQKSRGIINGIDTEVWNPDTDPMIAHHYNKKKTAKGKRKNKKELCEYFGLDPQYPTFSFIGRLVREKGADLLPDLFRTFLESTQSVNFVVLGTGDRALHYQFEAMSDRFVGYFDATLDYNESLAHQIYAGSDFMVMPSRVEPCGLNQMYAMRYGTVPIVRNIGGLKDSVVDIGKSDGYGITFHDFSIEAAAEAIQRGINLYQQGNKMAGTRKKIMNLDFSWNASAKEYIKLYHELIR, encoded by the coding sequence ATGAAAATAATTCATGTTAGTGCAGAATGCTATCCTGTTGCTAAAGTAGGAGGACTTGCTGATGTAGTAGGTTCCTTACCCAAGTATTTAAGGGCTGATGAAGTGGATGCTTCTGTTATTATGCCCAAGTATGGGAATGAGTGGATGGCAAATCATAACTTTAAAAATGAATTAAAAGCTCAGGCGCCCTTTGGAGACCTGCCGTTTGATTTCTCTATTCAGCGAGAGAAAAAAGATACACTGGGTTTTCCACTTTATGTTACTGATATACCTCACCGATTTGATCGGGCGGGAATTTATGTTGATCAAGAGAGTGGAGTCCCATACAGTGATGAATTCGAGCGTTTCCTTAGCTTTCAAGTTGGGGTGCTCGACTGGATTAACCAGATGGATAAAAAGCCGGATGTCATTCATTGCCATGACCATCATTCTGCGCTCATTCCCTTTATGGTTTCCCAGTGCTATCGATATGGAGATTTAAAGCATATCCCTACGGTCTTAACGGTCCATAATGGGGAGTACCAAGGCGTTTTTAGTCATGAGAAACAGCATCTCATTCCCGATTTTGATCCGAAAAACGGTGGATTATTAGACTGGGATGGCAAGCTTAATTGTTTGGCAGCGGGACTGAAAACCTGCTGGCGGATAACGACCGTTTCACCTTCCTATATGAAAGAATTGAGTTATAATAGTCATGGTTTGGAGGAGTTGTTTCGTAGTGAACAGCAAAAATCACGGGGTATTATCAATGGGATAGATACAGAAGTGTGGAATCCCGACACCGATCCGATGATTGCCCATCATTACAATAAAAAGAAAACTGCAAAGGGAAAGCGGAAAAATAAAAAAGAACTCTGCGAATATTTCGGTTTGGATCCACAATATCCCACTTTCTCTTTCATTGGCCGATTGGTTCGTGAAAAAGGGGCTGATCTGTTGCCGGATTTGTTCAGGACATTTCTGGAATCTACGCAAAGCGTCAATTTTGTTGTGTTGGGAACCGGCGATCGGGCATTGCATTATCAGTTTGAGGCTATGAGTGATCGGTTTGTAGGTTACTTTGATGCCACTTTAGATTATAATGAATCTCTTGCACATCAAATCTATGCCGGTAGTGACTTTATGGTAATGCCCTCGCGGGTTGAGCCTTGTGGACTGAACCAAATGTATGCTATGCGCTACGGTACGGTCCCCATAGTTAGGAATATAGGAGGATTAAAGGATTCAGTTGTTGATATTGGAAAATCGGATGGATATGGAATAACGTTTCATGATTTTTCAATCGAAGCAGCAGCTGAGGCTATCCAGAGGGGGATAAATTTATATCAACAGGGAAATAAAATGGCCGGCACCCGTAAAAAAATTATGAATCTCGATTTTTCTTGGAATGCTTCAGCTAAAGAATATATTAAATTGTATCATGAACTAATAAGGTAA
- a CDS encoding glucose-1-phosphate adenylyltransferase — translation MKGSTIALILGGGQGTRLFPLTKLRSKPAVPIAGKYRLVDIPISNCLNSDIRRIYVLTQFNSHSLNRHIKNTYNFDVFSSGFVDILAAEQTPESKNWYQGTADAVRQSMHHMRNKDHKHVAILSGDQLYQMDYQDMIAEHEEKDADLTVATIPVNAEDATGFGIMKTDEEGAIERFIEKPDKEQLSEWQSEVPEKFSNEGRNYLASMGIYIFKEEILTELLDKYEDSTDFGKEIIPKAIETDYRVQSFEFDGYWTDIGTIKSFFEANLALTDDLPQFNLYDNEDFIYTRARLLPASKLSGTTFDHSVLAEGCLIEASRIERSVIGIRSRIGKGTTIERSIIMGNDYFQSREELDESDEDNPPLEIGQRCFISNAIIDKNCSIGDDVRIAGGDHLEDGDYGEYHVVDGIVIVPKRSVIPDGTKI, via the coding sequence ATGAAAGGATCAACTATTGCGCTTATATTGGGAGGCGGTCAGGGAACACGTCTTTTTCCGCTTACAAAATTACGTTCAAAACCTGCAGTTCCTATTGCGGGAAAATACCGTTTGGTAGATATCCCTATCTCTAATTGCCTAAATTCCGATATCCGCCGGATTTATGTACTTACCCAGTTTAATTCGCATTCGCTAAATAGACATATTAAAAATACCTACAACTTTGATGTCTTCAGCAGTGGTTTTGTAGATATTTTAGCAGCCGAACAAACTCCTGAAAGCAAGAATTGGTATCAGGGCACGGCAGATGCCGTTCGACAGTCTATGCATCACATGCGAAATAAGGATCATAAACATGTGGCTATCTTATCGGGCGACCAGCTTTACCAGATGGACTATCAGGACATGATTGCCGAACATGAGGAGAAGGATGCTGACCTTACGGTTGCGACTATTCCGGTAAATGCTGAGGATGCGACCGGATTCGGAATTATGAAAACGGATGAAGAAGGGGCAATAGAGCGGTTTATTGAAAAGCCTGATAAAGAACAATTAAGTGAGTGGCAGTCAGAAGTTCCGGAAAAATTTAGCAATGAAGGCCGGAATTACCTGGCTTCTATGGGAATTTATATTTTCAAAGAAGAGATTCTTACAGAGCTTTTGGATAAATATGAAGATTCAACAGATTTTGGGAAAGAGATTATTCCAAAAGCAATAGAAACCGATTACCGGGTGCAAAGTTTTGAATTTGATGGCTATTGGACAGATATAGGAACCATCAAATCGTTCTTTGAAGCGAATCTGGCTCTGACCGATGATCTTCCTCAATTTAACCTCTATGATAATGAGGACTTTATATATACCCGGGCGCGATTGTTACCGGCTTCTAAGCTTTCCGGAACAACTTTCGATCATTCGGTATTGGCAGAGGGATGTCTTATTGAAGCCAGCCGCATTGAGCGGTCAGTTATCGGAATACGCTCCCGAATTGGGAAAGGAACCACGATAGAGCGGTCTATCATTATGGGTAATGACTATTTCCAATCGCGGGAAGAGTTGGATGAGAGTGATGAAGATAATCCTCCTCTGGAAATTGGCCAGCGCTGCTTTATCAGTAATGCGATTATTGATAAAAATTGTAGTATCGGAGATGATGTGCGTATCGCCGGAGGCGATCATCTTGAGGATGGCGACTACGGGGAATACCATGTTGTTGACGGTATTGTGATTGTGCCCAAGCGCTCTGTAATACCCGATGGAACAAAGATTTAA
- a CDS encoding ribonuclease H-like domain-containing protein: protein MFFIFDVETIPDFEFVRHVIDEPEEDEDELLLQASEELARNSSGFLPPMFHRMVSWVGLWIENNGMPKQKVSWHGTDERQGLEQLFDALSTYKDFGLIHHNGRGFDLPLLTYRAMKHSLQMPMRLNHYDIKYRYSNDNVDLLDEFSNYGASSWPKLKHLGHLIDIPFKQTGEGNEVLEMYRRGELPEIEHYCYEDVMATYVVWLHLKYTVGDINKELFDNLNKRAMGKLKEIQAG from the coding sequence ATGTTTTTTATCTTTGACGTAGAAACAATTCCCGACTTTGAATTTGTGCGCCATGTTATTGATGAACCTGAAGAAGATGAGGATGAGTTACTTCTTCAGGCAAGCGAAGAGCTGGCTCGAAACTCCTCCGGTTTTCTTCCACCAATGTTCCACCGCATGGTTTCCTGGGTAGGGCTGTGGATAGAAAATAATGGCATGCCCAAACAAAAGGTTTCCTGGCATGGCACCGATGAGCGCCAGGGACTTGAACAACTTTTTGATGCCCTGAGCACCTATAAAGACTTCGGACTAATTCACCATAACGGACGGGGATTTGACCTCCCGCTGCTGACTTATCGGGCAATGAAGCATAGTCTCCAGATGCCCATGCGATTAAATCATTACGATATTAAATACCGCTACAGCAATGACAATGTGGATCTACTGGACGAATTCAGTAACTATGGCGCCAGCTCCTGGCCGAAGCTCAAACATTTGGGCCATCTAATTGATATTCCATTCAAGCAAACGGGGGAAGGAAATGAGGTTCTGGAAATGTACCGGCGTGGAGAACTTCCTGAAATTGAGCACTACTGCTACGAAGATGTTATGGCTACCTACGTTGTTTGGCTGCATCTCAAATATACCGTCGGAGATATTAACAAAGAGCTGTTTGATAATCTGAATAAGAGGGCCATGGGGAAGCTCAAGGAAATTCAGGCCGGATAA
- a CDS encoding asparaginase has product MKKILLIQTGGTIAMEGQKDSGPTINPTKWSDLINQTIPELSEIANIETERLFLEDSSDINRRHWTELASYIQQHYEQYNGFVILHGTDTMAYTASALSFALQNIQKPIILTGSQVPMSSIRSDARRNLINSIEMATMNLPEVAICFNDYVYRGNRATKISIGDFDAFSSPNYPPLAEIGLHIEMKPHVRAPSGELSLSTQFSDQLFLLKLYPNLDPAFLQELPLDNIRALVIEAFGSGNFPIRGDQNLLPFFERCLSNDTMLIITSQAAYDAVDLSNYKSGRHALELGALSAEDMTTEATLTKLMYLLGKHPDAETVTQQFQKNLAGELT; this is encoded by the coding sequence ATGAAAAAGATTCTGCTCATTCAAACCGGGGGAACCATTGCCATGGAGGGCCAAAAAGATAGCGGTCCAACAATAAATCCCACCAAATGGTCTGATCTGATTAATCAAACTATTCCCGAGCTTTCTGAAATTGCGAATATTGAAACAGAAAGGCTTTTTCTTGAGGATAGTTCAGATATTAATCGCCGGCACTGGACAGAGCTTGCCTCCTACATCCAGCAACATTATGAGCAGTACAATGGGTTCGTCATTCTACACGGTACCGATACGATGGCCTACACGGCCTCTGCCCTTTCTTTTGCTCTGCAAAATATTCAAAAGCCCATTATCTTAACCGGCAGCCAGGTACCGATGAGCAGCATCAGAAGCGATGCACGCCGGAATCTTATTAACTCAATTGAAATGGCAACGATGAATCTGCCGGAAGTTGCTATCTGCTTCAACGACTATGTTTATCGGGGTAACAGGGCTACAAAGATAAGTATTGGAGACTTTGATGCGTTCAGCTCTCCCAACTATCCGCCTCTGGCTGAAATCGGATTACACATTGAGATGAAACCGCACGTCAGAGCCCCTTCCGGGGAACTCAGCTTATCAACTCAATTTTCAGATCAGCTATTCCTTTTAAAGCTATATCCCAATCTTGACCCCGCTTTTTTACAAGAGCTTCCCCTCGACAATATAAGAGCCCTGGTCATAGAGGCTTTTGGCAGTGGTAACTTTCCCATCAGAGGAGATCAAAACCTTCTCCCCTTCTTTGAGCGATGTTTATCAAATGATACCATGTTAATTATTACGTCCCAGGCCGCCTACGATGCCGTGGATTTATCAAATTACAAAAGCGGTCGCCACGCGCTTGAACTGGGGGCCCTCAGTGCGGAGGATATGACTACAGAGGCAACACTCACAAAATTAATGTATCTTCTGGGTAAGCATCCCGATGCAGAGACGGTAACACAACAGTTTCAGAAAAACTTAGCAGGTGAATTAACGTAA